In Brachypodium distachyon strain Bd21 chromosome 2, Brachypodium_distachyon_v3.0, whole genome shotgun sequence, one genomic interval encodes:
- the LOC100844551 gene encoding protein CPR-5 isoform X1, whose amino-acid sequence MDGPHLAAASSSSASSSGSRPRKGVRLRLLRRRRPGPAPSLASRGGDGDGGGNGGTQDDLALPLGMSFAAVIARVMNTNDGSGQTLHPVILSEICTSAVKESLTNTYGDRFDSFIRNFENSFSSTLRTLHRINEIPVHERTPITECSFKHECSAAVGNLSTPHSRNHINEVNQDITNSVQRQLVVCTRDNQQLADLASSSSSREADQCILNTFERSVKEQARSNELKEYEIGLNMRKLQLKQSQLALSSYTHMLEKIKLSFGFQKASFQGEKFKTQMQDTRDAQILRTLIDFLVSAVVIMSACFAYGTYTYSYQRITDVTAACSVASRGSKSWWVPSSVSNFKSGWLFIRCHLIAATRMCFGIVMIVAIAWLAFQRSAVTGSSMPITFNFILLGVICGFAGRFCTNTLGGDGNTWVICWEVLCFIHLLGNCYPSVLYRILHGPISITGSKEVVLFPYWVRRCIFYAVLLLIIPSFTGLLPFASLSDWKDHFSQEISLLSLRNLKNEIS is encoded by the exons ATGGACGGgccccacctcgccgccgcgtcctcgtcTTCGGCCTCCTCGTCCGGCTCCCGCCCGCGCAAGGGGGTCCGGCTCCGCCTGcttcggcgccggcgaccggGTCCGGCGCCTTCCCTGGCTTCgcggggcggcgacggcgacggcggaggcaATGGAGGCACACAGGACGACCTCGCGCTGCCCCTGGGGATGTCGTTCGCGGCCGTCATCGCGCGG GTTATGAATACAAACGATGGTTCAGGACAAACATTACATCCAGTCATCCTTTCCGAG ATCTGTACCTCAGCAGTGAAAGAATCTTTGACAAAT ACCTATGGTGACAGGTTTGACAGTTTCATAAGAAATTTTGAGAATTCATTTAGCAGCACATTGAGGACGCTTCATCGTATTAATGAGATACCTGTCCACGAGAGAACTCCTATCACCGAATGTTCATTTAAGCATGAATGCTCTGCAGCTGTAGGCAACTTGAGCACTCCTCATTCAAGAAACCATATAAATGAAGTCAATCAGGACATTACAAATTCAGTACAAAGGCAGCTTGTTGTTTGCACCAGAGACAACCAGCAGCTGGCTGATCTTGCTTCTAGCAGCTCCTCTCGTGAAGCTGATCAGTGCATTCTTAATACATTTGAGAGATCGGTGAAGGAGCAAGCTCGCTCGAACGAGCTCAAGGAGTACGAGATTGGACTTAACATGAGAAAGCTGCAACTGAAACAATCTCAATTAGCTCTCAGCTCCTACACACACATGTTAGAGAAGATTAAATTATCTTTCGGATTTCAGAAAGCTTCCTTCCAAGGGGAGAAATTCAAGACTCAGATGCAGGACACAAGGGATGCACAGATCCTCAGGACACTTATCGATTTTCTTGTTAGTGCAGTGGTAATTATGTCAGCATGTTTTGCTTATGGGACTTACACCTATTCATATCAACGGATAACTGATGTTACAGCAGCTTGTTCGGTCGCGTCAAGA GGATCTAAATCGTGGTGGGTGCCAAGTTCAGTGTCAAACTTCAAATCTGGGTGGCTGTTTATCAGATGTCATCTAATAGCAGCAACACGTATGTGCTTTGGCATAGTAATGATTGTGGCAATAGCTTGGTTAGCATTCCAGCGTTCTGCAGTGACTGGATCAAGTATGCCTATAACTTTCAATTTCATTTTATTGGGAGTTATTTGTGGCTTTGCCGGAAGGTTTTGCACCAACACTCTAGGTGGCGACGGGAACACCTGGGTCATATGCTGGGAGGTCCTTTGTTTCATCCATTTACTCGGAAATTGTTATCCGTCTGTTTTGTATCGCATTCTTCATGGTCCTATTTCAATAACAGGCAGCAAGGAGGTTGTTTTGTTCCCATACTGGGTTCGCCGGTGCATATTTTATGCTGTGCTGCTGCTTATTATTCCATCCTTCACTGGCTTACTTCCATTTGCTTCTCTCTCCGACTGGAAGGACCATTTTTCTCAAGAGATAAGTCTTTTGTCGCTAAGGAACTTGAAGAATGAAATATCCTAG
- the LOC100845587 gene encoding uncharacterized protein LOC100845587, translated as MAGARNSNNGSELRVTLLGLALLGLLLLSYSAAPVEAADGYAGARKKSFSMNYAGGRSLNSFSMNSADSERKGGSRGSGAAGGI; from the coding sequence ATGGCGGGCGCGAGGAACAGCAACAACGGCAGCGAGCTGCGCGTGACCCTGCTGGGCCTGGCCCTTCTCGGGCTTCTTCTGCTGAGCTACAGCGCGGCGCCCGTGGAGGCCGCCGATGGCTACGCCGGCGCCCGCAAGAAGAGCTTCAGCATGAACTACGCCGGGGGCCGCTCGCTCAACAGCTTCAGCATGAACAGCGCCGACTCGGAGCGCAAAGGCGGcagccgcggcagcggcgcggccggcggcatcTGA
- the LOC100844551 gene encoding protein CPR-5 isoform X2, with protein MSFAAVIARVMNTNDGSGQTLHPVILSEICTSAVKESLTNTYGDRFDSFIRNFENSFSSTLRTLHRINEIPVHERTPITECSFKHECSAAVGNLSTPHSRNHINEVNQDITNSVQRQLVVCTRDNQQLADLASSSSSREADQCILNTFERSVKEQARSNELKEYEIGLNMRKLQLKQSQLALSSYTHMLEKIKLSFGFQKASFQGEKFKTQMQDTRDAQILRTLIDFLVSAVVIMSACFAYGTYTYSYQRITDVTAACSVASRGSKSWWVPSSVSNFKSGWLFIRCHLIAATRMCFGIVMIVAIAWLAFQRSAVTGSSMPITFNFILLGVICGFAGRFCTNTLGGDGNTWVICWEVLCFIHLLGNCYPSVLYRILHGPISITGSKEVVLFPYWVRRCIFYAVLLLIIPSFTGLLPFASLSDWKDHFSQEISLLSLRNLKNEIS; from the exons ATGTCGTTCGCGGCCGTCATCGCGCGG GTTATGAATACAAACGATGGTTCAGGACAAACATTACATCCAGTCATCCTTTCCGAG ATCTGTACCTCAGCAGTGAAAGAATCTTTGACAAAT ACCTATGGTGACAGGTTTGACAGTTTCATAAGAAATTTTGAGAATTCATTTAGCAGCACATTGAGGACGCTTCATCGTATTAATGAGATACCTGTCCACGAGAGAACTCCTATCACCGAATGTTCATTTAAGCATGAATGCTCTGCAGCTGTAGGCAACTTGAGCACTCCTCATTCAAGAAACCATATAAATGAAGTCAATCAGGACATTACAAATTCAGTACAAAGGCAGCTTGTTGTTTGCACCAGAGACAACCAGCAGCTGGCTGATCTTGCTTCTAGCAGCTCCTCTCGTGAAGCTGATCAGTGCATTCTTAATACATTTGAGAGATCGGTGAAGGAGCAAGCTCGCTCGAACGAGCTCAAGGAGTACGAGATTGGACTTAACATGAGAAAGCTGCAACTGAAACAATCTCAATTAGCTCTCAGCTCCTACACACACATGTTAGAGAAGATTAAATTATCTTTCGGATTTCAGAAAGCTTCCTTCCAAGGGGAGAAATTCAAGACTCAGATGCAGGACACAAGGGATGCACAGATCCTCAGGACACTTATCGATTTTCTTGTTAGTGCAGTGGTAATTATGTCAGCATGTTTTGCTTATGGGACTTACACCTATTCATATCAACGGATAACTGATGTTACAGCAGCTTGTTCGGTCGCGTCAAGA GGATCTAAATCGTGGTGGGTGCCAAGTTCAGTGTCAAACTTCAAATCTGGGTGGCTGTTTATCAGATGTCATCTAATAGCAGCAACACGTATGTGCTTTGGCATAGTAATGATTGTGGCAATAGCTTGGTTAGCATTCCAGCGTTCTGCAGTGACTGGATCAAGTATGCCTATAACTTTCAATTTCATTTTATTGGGAGTTATTTGTGGCTTTGCCGGAAGGTTTTGCACCAACACTCTAGGTGGCGACGGGAACACCTGGGTCATATGCTGGGAGGTCCTTTGTTTCATCCATTTACTCGGAAATTGTTATCCGTCTGTTTTGTATCGCATTCTTCATGGTCCTATTTCAATAACAGGCAGCAAGGAGGTTGTTTTGTTCCCATACTGGGTTCGCCGGTGCATATTTTATGCTGTGCTGCTGCTTATTATTCCATCCTTCACTGGCTTACTTCCATTTGCTTCTCTCTCCGACTGGAAGGACCATTTTTCTCAAGAGATAAGTCTTTTGTCGCTAAGGAACTTGAAGAATGAAATATCCTAG
- the LOC100844251 gene encoding uncharacterized protein LOC100844251 isoform X1, which yields MKTLINTRARRGVLDEHGSAHATAREDPKPRPARLTERFQKAPPERSPFFFRPSSDCLARSLCQMSPMSNRSRGAIAEAGAPPAMPPPLRTVHLRRSEPESGTETAAAAITVEGGEGVDLARVGRALGLDPATVRLNGYYLSRVYGGYVSLAVKWRALIDFFDARGLPAGAHPAAAVAVQGTPLPPSPEPRDRRSAKRKSGLETGNCSKRLQDNSSTLSKSGLDLLSDDITLGLKRRLRLDETTPSKKIKQHECSSETQQPVKFSCSFINGHRKRPRDEEIATSLSCKRVR from the exons ATGAAAACCCTAATAAATACCCGGGCTAGAAGAGGAGTTCTTGACGAGCACGGTTCGGCCCACGCTACAGCGAGAGAGGATCCAAAACCCCGACCGGCGAGACTTACAGAAAGGTTCCAGAAAGCCCCTCCAGAGCGTTCGCCGTTCTTCTTCCGCCCTTCGTCTGATTGTCTCGCTCGCTCTCTGTGTCAGATGTCTCCGATGTCCAATCGAAGCAGAGGCGCGATTGCCGAGGCAGGGGCACCGCCGGCGATGCCTCCGCCGCTCCGGACCGTGCACCTGCGCCGGTCGGAGCCGGAGTCGGggacggagacggcggcggcggcgatcacGGTGGAGGGAGGCGAAGGGGTGGACCTCGCGCGGGTGGGCCGCGCGCTGGGGCTGGACCCGGCCACCGTCCGCCTCAACGGCTACTACCTCAGCCGCGTCTACGGCGGGTACGTCTCCTTGGCGGTCAAGTGGCGCGCGCTCATCGACTTTTTCGACGCGCGCGGCCTGCCCGCGGGCGCCCaccccgccgcggccgtcgccgtccaGGGCACGCCTTTGCCCCCGAGCCCAG AGCCTAGAGATCGCCGGTCCGCAAAGCGGAAGTCCGGATTGGAGACTGGAAATTGCTCCAAGAGGCTCCAAGACAACAGTTCGACTCTGTCAAAATCTGGCTTAGACCTACTCAGCGATGATATCACCCTTGGATTGAAGAGAAGACTCAGATTAGACGAGACTACTCCATCTAAGAAGATTAAACAACATGAGTGCAGCTCAG AAACACAGCAGCCAGTCAAATTTTCTTGCAGCTTCATCAACGGGCACAGGAAGCGACCACGGGATGAGGAGATAGCTACCTCACTCTCATGCAAGAGAGTCAGGTGA
- the LOC100843641 gene encoding small ubiquitin-related modifier 1 — protein sequence MSAAGGEEDKKPAGGEGGGAHINLKVKGQDGNEVFFRIKRSTQLKKLMNAYCDRQSVDMTAIAFLFDGRRLRAEQTPDELEMEDGDEIDAMLHQTGGFLLPPNA from the exons ATGTCGGCTgcgggaggcgaggaggacaAGAAGCCGGCGggaggcgagggcggcggcgcccacaTCAACCTCAAGGTCAAGGGTCAG GACGGCAATGAGGTGTTCTTCCGCATTAAGAGGTCTACCCagctgaagaagctgatgaATGCCTACTGCGACCGCCAGTCTGTGGACATGACTGCCATTGCCTTCCTGTTTGATGGTCGCAGGCTCCGTGCAGAGCAGACTCCTGACGAG CTCGAGATGGAAGATGGCGATGAGATCGACGCCATGCTTCACCAGACTGGAGGCTTCCTGCTGCCTCCGAATGCTTAG
- the LOC100844251 gene encoding uncharacterized protein LOC100844251 isoform X2: MSPMSNRSRGAIAEAGAPPAMPPPLRTVHLRRSEPESGTETAAAAITVEGGEGVDLARVGRALGLDPATVRLNGYYLSRVYGGYVSLAVKWRALIDFFDARGLPAGAHPAAAVAVQGTPLPPSPEPRDRRSAKRKSGLETGNCSKRLQDNSSTLSKSGLDLLSDDITLGLKRRLRLDETTPSKKIKQHECSSETQQPVKFSCSFINGHRKRPRDEEIATSLSCKRVR, translated from the exons ATGTCTCCGATGTCCAATCGAAGCAGAGGCGCGATTGCCGAGGCAGGGGCACCGCCGGCGATGCCTCCGCCGCTCCGGACCGTGCACCTGCGCCGGTCGGAGCCGGAGTCGGggacggagacggcggcggcggcgatcacGGTGGAGGGAGGCGAAGGGGTGGACCTCGCGCGGGTGGGCCGCGCGCTGGGGCTGGACCCGGCCACCGTCCGCCTCAACGGCTACTACCTCAGCCGCGTCTACGGCGGGTACGTCTCCTTGGCGGTCAAGTGGCGCGCGCTCATCGACTTTTTCGACGCGCGCGGCCTGCCCGCGGGCGCCCaccccgccgcggccgtcgccgtccaGGGCACGCCTTTGCCCCCGAGCCCAG AGCCTAGAGATCGCCGGTCCGCAAAGCGGAAGTCCGGATTGGAGACTGGAAATTGCTCCAAGAGGCTCCAAGACAACAGTTCGACTCTGTCAAAATCTGGCTTAGACCTACTCAGCGATGATATCACCCTTGGATTGAAGAGAAGACTCAGATTAGACGAGACTACTCCATCTAAGAAGATTAAACAACATGAGTGCAGCTCAG AAACACAGCAGCCAGTCAAATTTTCTTGCAGCTTCATCAACGGGCACAGGAAGCGACCACGGGATGAGGAGATAGCTACCTCACTCTCATGCAAGAGAGTCAGGTGA
- the LOC104583365 gene encoding uncharacterized protein LOC104583365 — protein sequence MASGPAAAAAPAREKCIAEKDLPRTVKWKKTAGRQPKPKPLVVGEALTATQSQTCIASGIPAAPSPRAKPATQATGETETAADPTSPIRDVGPSIDTSSVAQAGMSAAETSAAGAAPSSVAAKTQTQPQATEVPQQLATQAQGPPRTANDVHTAIAATAAASYPTSGYAS from the exons ATGGCATCGGGtccggcggctgctgcggcgccgGCCCGTGAAAAGTGCATCGCTGAGAAGGACCTTCCGAGGACCGTGAAGTGGAAGAAAACCGCCGGGCGGCAACCAAAGCCGAAGCCCCTGGTCGTTGG GGAGGCTCTGACGGCCACTCAGTCTCAGACGTGCATTGCGTCTGGGATCCCGGCAGCCCCGTCTCCGCGGGCCAAGCCAGCAACTCAGGCCACGGGAGAGACCGAGACCGCTGCAGATCCGACATCTCCCAtccgggatgtcggcccgagcATCGACACTTCGAGTGTCGCCCAAGCCGGGATGTCTGCGGCCGAGACTTCGGCAGCCGGGGCTGCTCCTTCATCGGTAGCAGCTAAGACGCAAACACAGCCGCAAGCCACGGAGGTTCCTCAACAGCTGGCGACACAGGCCCAAGGACCCCCAAGGACAGCAAACGACGTCCACACCGCCATCGCTGCCACCGCAGCCGCAAGCTACCCAACTAGTGGCTACGCAAGCTAG
- the LOC100843140 gene encoding protein XRI1, translated as MDFGGGIDDQSEMWGWQSQEFDLQKDLLPAPSSSLWAEANSGVDDDWSMFDEQTPIRQCTDIDFQFCDIGDVITKDFDEGKETLQAKRRRMLQFCPESVQMECPLADGLSENLQVNLDFSSDEVLLNCEGTDELPEQWLVDFSQDSDPRCLPEEEANSPTSTTALVKANISALRDSLAQEQSNGIEKKPLQGRSTPLKAGKNIIRARKVKTSVAYPFELIKPCGFHGGITLREINQKIHAPPPHKIRHKSDEGPASYQASAISGKPVVHKTKIHTEGRKGTITITRTMG; from the exons ATGGATTTCGGCGGCGGCATTGACGACCAGAG TGAGATGTGGGGATGGCAGAGTCAGGAGTTTGATCTTCAGAAAGATCTGTTGCCTG CTCCATCTAGCTCCTTGTGGGCTGAAGCAAACTCTGGTGTGGATGATGATTGGAGCATGTTCGATGAGCAAACTCCAATAAGACAGTGTACAGACATAGATTTTCAGTTCTGTGATATAGGAG ATGTTATTACCAAGGATTTTGATGAAGGAAAAGAAACCTTACAAGCTAAAAGAAGACGCATGCTACAGTTCTGTCCAGAAAGTGTTCAG ATGGAGTGCCCTTTGGCAGATGGTCTCTCGGAAAATCTGCAAGTGAATTTGGATTTCTCTA GTGATGAGGTTTTGTTAAACTGTGAAGGGACAGACGAACTACCAGAACAATGGCTAGTTGATTTCTCTCAAGATAGTGACCCTCGTTGCCtgccagaagaagaagc GAATAGTCCTACTAGTACTACTGCTCTGGTAAAAGCCAACATCTCTG CTCTTAGGGATTCTTTAGCACAGGAGCAGTCTAACGGAATTGAGAAGAAACCTCTGCAAGGTCGATCTACACCTCTGAAAG CTGGAAAAAACATCATCAGAGCAAGAAAGGTAAAAACATCTGTGGCTTACCCATTCGAGCTCATCAAGCCATGCGGTTTCCACGGCGGCATCACTCTGAGGGAGATAAACCAGAAAATTCACGCCCCGCCTCCGCACAAGATACGCCACAAGAGCGACGAGGGGCCAGCCTCGTACCAGGCCTCGGCCATCTCCGGGAAGCCTGTGGTTCACAAGACGAAGATCCACACTGAAGGGAGAAAGGGTACCATAACGATCACAAGGACAATGGGCTAG